A single region of the Epinephelus moara isolate mb chromosome 14, YSFRI_EMoa_1.0, whole genome shotgun sequence genome encodes:
- the LOC126401190 gene encoding E3 SUMO-protein ligase ZBED1-like: protein MVSRFLEQQPAITATLLSPLVRRAESDLCTLSETDVTNAEDVIAALKPMKDATSVMSEESSPTISLVAPLQAKLLDETKDSTGVSTQVKEIKQAIHEDLGKRYRSEQEKQILHTAAALDPRFKGLPFLSEEEREEAYGRVAEAASQLEQDEREDEEQTPAAREEDPPNTEGEEEHRAPKRMTLSSSLLENLLGQNFSEARVRQPRSAYARAQEEVNKYCSAPPLRLSEDPLDWWGQNEVHFPLISRLAKRYLCIPGTSVAAERVFSTAGDIVTAQRSTLLSEHVDQVLFLHKNLQICTTLIS, encoded by the exons ATGGTGAGCAGGTTTTTGGAGCAACAGCCTGCGATCACCGCCACACTCCTCTCCCCTCTGGTGAGAAGAGCAGAGTCAGACCTCTGCACTCTCAGTGAGACTGATGTCACCAATGCAGAGGATGTCATCGCAGCCCTCAAGCCCATGAAGGATGCAACGTCTGTCATGTCAGAGGAGAGCAGCCCCACTATTTCTCTGGTTGCTCCTTTGCAAGCTAAACTCCTTGATGAGACAAAGGACAGTACTGGGGTGTCTACACAGGTCAAGGAGATAAAGCAGGCCATACACGAGGACCTCGGCAAGAGATACCGCAGCGAGCAGGAGAAGCAAATTcttcacacagctgctgctctcGACCCTCGGTTTAAAGGCCTGCCCTTCctgtcagaggaggaaagagaggaggccTATGGCAGAGTGGCTGAGGCTGCCTCCCAACTAGAG CAAGATGAGCGAGAGGACGAGGAACAAACCCCTGCTGCGAGGGAAGAGGACCCCCCAAACACTGAGGGGGAGGAGGAACACAGAGCTCCCAAAAGAATGACTTTGTCATCTTCCCTGCTGGAGAATCTGCTGGGGCAGAACTTCAGTGAGGCTCGAGTGCGACAGCCCAGGTCTGCCTATGCCAGGGCTCAGGAAGAAGTTAACAAGTACTGTAGTGCTCcacctctccgtctctctgaGGACCCTCTTGACTGGTGGGGTCAGAATGAGGTACATTTTCCTCTTATTTCCAGGCTCGCCAAGAGGTACCTATGTATTCCAGGTACCAGTGTTGCTGCAGAACGAGTTTTTTCGACTGCAGGAGATATTGTCACTGCACAGCGCAGCACACTATTATCTGAGCATGTCGATCAAGTCTTGTTCTTACACAAGAacttgcaaatttgcacaacacTCATTAGCTAA